The proteins below are encoded in one region of Micromonospora yangpuensis:
- a CDS encoding MBL fold metallo-hydrolase, translating into MATPPEQALERAAGRRLWQVAGLAALAGVAWVARDVPAALGGRLTGARAQRAARSPQFRDGTFHNRAGLRSTLSEPGPNLLRELIFGKQRRRPRTAVPLRRPDAAPAADERELNIVWYGHASALIEIEGHRVLIDPVWSDRCSPSAAVGPRRIHQPPVTLDELPPVDAILISHDHYDHLDMATVRELVRTQSAPFLVPLGVGAHLDRWAVPAERIIELDWSQGHRVGGLTITATAAQHFSGRGLRRDGTLWSSWVVAGAHRRVFYTGDSGYFDGYAEIGAEHGPFDATLVQIGAYDRAWPAIHMFPEEAVTAHLDLRGGLFVPVHWATFNLALHDWAEPVDRLWAEAKARDVSIAVPRPGERVVVDNPPPVDPWWQPIA; encoded by the coding sequence ATGGCGACACCACCGGAGCAGGCACTGGAGCGGGCCGCCGGCCGCCGACTGTGGCAGGTCGCCGGGCTCGCGGCGCTGGCCGGGGTGGCCTGGGTGGCCCGCGACGTGCCGGCGGCGCTCGGCGGCCGGCTCACCGGGGCCCGGGCGCAACGGGCGGCCCGCTCGCCGCAGTTCCGCGACGGCACCTTCCACAACCGGGCCGGCCTGCGCAGCACGCTCAGCGAGCCGGGGCCCAACCTGCTCCGGGAGTTGATCTTCGGCAAGCAGCGCCGCCGCCCCCGCACCGCCGTGCCGCTGCGCCGCCCGGACGCCGCACCCGCCGCCGACGAGCGGGAACTGAACATCGTCTGGTACGGCCACGCGTCGGCGCTGATCGAGATCGAGGGACACCGGGTGCTGATCGACCCGGTGTGGAGCGACCGCTGCTCCCCCTCGGCGGCGGTCGGGCCCCGGCGGATCCACCAGCCCCCGGTGACCCTCGACGAACTGCCGCCGGTGGACGCGATCCTGATCTCCCACGACCACTACGACCACCTGGACATGGCCACCGTGCGGGAGCTGGTCCGCACCCAGTCCGCGCCGTTCCTGGTCCCGCTGGGCGTCGGCGCACACCTGGACCGTTGGGCGGTGCCGGCCGAGCGGATCATCGAGCTGGACTGGTCGCAGGGCCACCGGGTCGGCGGGTTGACGATCACCGCCACCGCCGCGCAGCACTTCTCCGGGCGCGGGCTACGCCGCGACGGCACGCTCTGGAGCTCCTGGGTGGTGGCCGGGGCGCACCGCCGGGTCTTCTACACCGGGGACTCCGGCTACTTCGACGGGTACGCCGAGATCGGCGCGGAACACGGGCCGTTCGACGCGACGCTCGTGCAGATCGGGGCGTACGACCGGGCCTGGCCGGCCATCCACATGTTCCCCGAGGAGGCGGTGACCGCCCACCTCGACCTGCGCGGCGGCCTGTTCGTCCCGGTGCACTGGGCCACCTTCAACCTCGCCCTGCACGACTGGGCCGAGCCGGTCGACCGGCTCTGGGCCGAGGCCAAGGCCCGCGACGTCTCGATCGCCGTCCCCCGCCCCGGTGAACGGGTGGTCGTCGACAACCCACCCCCGGTAGACCCCTGGTGGCAACCCATCGCCTGA
- a CDS encoding SDR family NAD(P)-dependent oxidoreductase: MSRTVVITGATSGIGRATARAFAARGDRLVLAARNADTLTEVRAECLAAGAQVVAVPTDIAEAGAPDALARAATEAFGGVDVWVHTAAVMAYGRFDRQPEHVFDQVVRTNLIAAAAVARSALRLFRATGAGTLVLTGSVLGHITAPYMSGYVASKWGLRGLARALQQECRDLPGVQVCLVSPGSVDTPVYQRAANYLGRIGRPPPPVSSASRVARAIVRSADRPRREVSVGRINVLMRFGFTVLPGVYDRLVGPLMRRVGLTDEPVAPHEGVVFTSAPGGTVSGGWRGGRDHARRSDRLG; the protein is encoded by the coding sequence GTGAGTCGGACGGTCGTGATCACCGGCGCGACGAGCGGTATCGGCCGGGCCACGGCCCGGGCGTTCGCCGCGCGCGGTGACCGGCTGGTCCTCGCCGCCCGCAACGCCGACACCCTGACCGAGGTACGCGCCGAGTGCCTGGCCGCCGGCGCACAGGTGGTCGCGGTGCCTACCGACATCGCCGAGGCCGGCGCCCCGGACGCCCTCGCCCGGGCCGCCACCGAGGCCTTCGGTGGCGTCGACGTGTGGGTGCACACCGCCGCGGTGATGGCGTACGGACGTTTCGACAGGCAACCGGAGCACGTGTTCGACCAGGTGGTCCGGACCAACCTGATCGCCGCCGCGGCGGTGGCCCGCAGCGCGCTGCGGCTCTTCCGGGCCACCGGTGCCGGCACCCTGGTGCTGACCGGGTCGGTGCTGGGGCACATCACCGCGCCGTACATGAGCGGGTACGTGGCCAGCAAGTGGGGTCTGCGCGGGCTGGCCCGGGCGCTGCAACAGGAGTGCCGGGACCTGCCGGGCGTCCAGGTCTGCCTGGTCAGTCCGGGCAGCGTGGACACGCCGGTCTACCAGCGGGCGGCGAACTACCTGGGGCGGATCGGCCGCCCGCCCCCGCCGGTCTCCTCGGCCTCCCGGGTGGCGCGGGCGATCGTGCGCAGCGCCGACCGGCCCCGGCGGGAGGTCTCGGTCGGGCGGATCAACGTGCTGATGCGATTCGGCTTCACCGTGCTGCCCGGGGTGTACGACCGGCTGGTCGGCCCGCTGATGCGGCGGGTCGGCCTCACCGACGAGCCGGTGGCCCCGCACGAGGGCGTGGTGTTCACCTCCGCGCCGGGCGGCACGGTAAGCGGCGGCTGGCGGGGCGGACGGGATCACGCGCGTCGATCGGATCGCCTAGGGTGA
- a CDS encoding serine hydrolase: MKVNRRAAIGLGTMATAGTVLGAGTPGLAQAGRPAAAPQLAAAERPAPGAELTATERPAASPRLAVPRVTAIYEAETAAAGGNWQSYVSLTDPAGPPAVAVADEPDQRIEAYSVNKIAVATAVLDKVDRGLLTLAQRVEVTASIVVPGGDGIFSLDGAYPSSVTLGHVLANLLTVSDDTAVRLCGLVCPAAELNAILRAKGFVHTQVEPVANPNRFYLGTSTPRETHDLLRALVGGTLLGATSTAFLLGLLRSPVAFTDGIRRTMSSAERARVATKAGWFVDARHEAGVIFDTAGAPLMTYALFADGQPGADDFGATHPAVAARARMGRRFLDALGQLSGGGRAHLPAPRRPSNGG, encoded by the coding sequence ATGAAGGTCAACCGGAGGGCGGCGATCGGCCTGGGCACCATGGCGACCGCCGGCACCGTGCTCGGTGCCGGCACCCCGGGCCTCGCCCAGGCCGGCCGACCCGCCGCCGCGCCCCAGCTGGCCGCCGCCGAGCGTCCCGCCCCGGGAGCTGAGCTGACCGCCACCGAGCGGCCCGCCGCCTCGCCCCGGCTGGCCGTGCCCCGGGTGACGGCCATCTACGAGGCGGAGACCGCGGCGGCCGGCGGGAACTGGCAGTCCTACGTCAGCCTGACCGATCCGGCGGGTCCGCCGGCGGTGGCCGTCGCCGACGAGCCGGACCAGCGGATCGAGGCGTACAGCGTCAACAAGATCGCGGTCGCCACGGCGGTGCTGGACAAGGTGGACCGGGGCCTGCTGACCCTGGCCCAGCGGGTGGAGGTGACGGCGTCGATCGTGGTGCCGGGCGGGGACGGGATCTTCAGCCTGGACGGGGCGTACCCCAGCTCGGTGACGCTCGGCCACGTGCTGGCCAACCTGCTGACCGTCTCCGACGACACCGCCGTACGACTCTGCGGGCTGGTCTGCCCGGCCGCCGAGCTGAACGCCATCCTGCGGGCCAAGGGCTTCGTGCACACCCAGGTCGAGCCGGTGGCCAACCCGAACCGGTTCTACCTCGGCACCAGCACCCCACGGGAGACCCACGACCTGCTCCGGGCGCTGGTCGGCGGCACCCTGCTCGGCGCGACGTCGACGGCGTTCCTGCTCGGGCTGCTGCGCTCGCCGGTCGCCTTCACCGACGGCATCCGACGCACGATGTCCTCGGCGGAGCGGGCCCGGGTGGCGACCAAGGCGGGCTGGTTCGTCGACGCCCGGCACGAGGCCGGGGTGATCTTCGACACGGCCGGGGCGCCGCTGATGACGTACGCCCTCTTCGCCGACGGTCAGCCCGGCGCGGACGACTTCGGGGCGACCCACCCGGCGGTGGCGGCCCGGGCCCGGATGGGCCGCCGGTTCCTGGACGCGCTCGGGCAGCTCAGTGGCGGTGGCCGGGCCCACCTGCCGGCACCGCGCCGGCCGAGCAACGGCGGCTGA